In Thermoplasmataceae archaeon, the genomic window GGCAATAAGGGGTATTTTATCAGGTGAAGAAGCGGATTCCCTGTTTGATGAGTTTCTCACGCTTTCCTCGTATGTGCAGAGAAGGGATCTGGTTGGAATAGCCTCGGTGGACATCAGGGACCTCAATAAAAGAACCAGGGTACTTTTGGGCAAGATTGATTCGGCGAAAATGGAACTAGAGAGGGAAAGAGACAAGATAGACAACGATCCGGATATGCGGGCTAACAATACACTCTTAGAAAACGAGAAAGTCAGGATCAATGCCACAATAGCTATGGCCGAAACATTCAGGGAACGCCTGGTAAACGAAATTCTGAAGGGTCTTGAAGATCTCGCTGAGATCTCGGCTCAAATGGAGATAGCCAAAAAGGAGGGCAAGCTTCCAGAGGATGAATGTGTTACGCAGGCACAGGCACAGCTTCTGAAGGAACAGTTCTTTCAGGACTTAAGACGTTCGATGGTTGAAATGGCTCCATTCACAATCAGAAACCCAAACACAGGTCTTGATTTCAGGGTTAAACCAGGCGAGAGGTCTAGCGACAACTGGAGATCTGAGGATTTCGTTATTCAGGCTGGACCCGATGAACCAAAACTGTACGTCTCCGAGATGGGAATAGATTTAATGAAACATGGAATACTCTCTAACAACCATGGAATATCTGTTCGCGCTGCAGTTCTCTTTCATGAAAGGCTGAATGAGAAACATAAGGTAGACATGTATCAGGTAAATCTTTCTGACATTGCTCCGCTCTACGCAAGGCTCATTGCTGATTCGCAGCAGTCCGGATCCTTCACCTATGTCATGGTGGGTTCTCCAAACGGTTTCGCGGAAGATCTGTTACGTGGTATAACTGGTGACGGCAATGGTATCCAGATCAAGGGAAGGAGCCTTCGGATAATTCTCAGGGACCTCAAGACAGGCAAGCTTTATTACGATGTCTCTGACCCAGATTCAAAGAATTTTGCCACGATCGCTGCTGGTAGGGATTTCCAGGAAAAGCAGATCGGGCTCTTCAAGGCAAGAACTCTGGTCGAATGCGAGAAAGCTGGGGTGGTTAGGTCAGCCTTAATACAAAAGATCACTGAATCCAGTGAGGATGAAGTTATTTCAGCCTGGAAACAACTTGAAAAGGAAAAGAAAGGAAAAATCAGGAAAATAGAGGGAGAAACGGTCTTTGAAACAGCCCTCGCATGAAACACACGTTAAGTTAATTCTAAATATCTTTGATGAGATATTGCGCTGAACGCTTCACCATTTATCTATATTATTACCAACCTGGAATCAAATTAAATCCCCGTTCCTGCAGATCCATTCAGTGATCTGCTGAAAACCATAGTTTGTCTGTGGGTCATAGATGATATCTACCCTCGCACCGGGAAGTGTATCCAGTTTTGGAACAAGATCGCCGGATCCGTTCCTCTCAGTCTGTATATATGTTTTGAAAGCTGAATAGTCTTTAAAATGAGATTCCACGTAGCTCATTGTATTTCTCAGGGAAGAAAGAAGCTCGCCCGGCGATCTATCCTGTACGGCATCTGGCAGGAGGTCAGACTTTGTGAAAATGAACGCTATGGGGGATTTGATGATCTTCTTCTCGCCAACTGCTCTGTACAGATCATCCAGTATGGACGCAAATCTTACATCTTCTATAGTCCATTCCTTGTAAATGCTGCAGTCAATGATAAAAAGGTAGGCCGAACATGAGGAAAGATAGTGGAATGCTTCCCTCCTTCTCTGGGGATTGGATGAAGCCCTGGAAAATAGTTCTCCAGCCACGTCATTCATCTCAAGGTACGTGCTTTTCTTCCTGACCCCCTTCTGAGTGAAGAATCTTATAAGCATTCTGTTAGGAGACTCAACACCGGTGGCGCTCGGGAACCTCCTGTTCTTGAGAAGGTCATCCAGGAACTCTCTGTAAAATTCCTGACCGGCAAGTACTTCATAATTTACGTTCAGGTCTTTTGTTGTGTCCTTAAGGAAGTGAATAAAATAAGCGAGCATCGTGGATTTACCAGAAGCGACAGGTCCCAGTATGCCAACGGATTCTCTGTCCTCATTTCCTGTGATCTTGTAATCTGAAACACTTGCCATTGGTGCTCCGGCAGTCTGAGCATTTTGATTTCCAGGGTTTGGTGAAGGCTTTAATGGAGTATTGGAAACGCCCGCCGCGTAATTTATCAGCCTATATGATGGGCTCTGCGCGGCACCCCACAGCATGAAAAAGATCATGAATCCAATTAGAACAGCCTC contains:
- a CDS encoding GTPase domain-containing protein; the protein is MFRHFVTFVLYVLAFVFMLTILFPFFPWYSIPNYPLVMIHLHSVAYISPFYSSYSPAGSYSIITARDIAGILSFITALLLFHALGKRNRAFRTGDKFVLSSMRYEFGVTIFMLLLITVLFYSTIPAAVIQNGNYNEAVLIGFMIFFMLWGAAQSPSYRLINYAAGVSNTPLKPSPNPGNQNAQTAGAPMASVSDYKITGNEDRESVGILGPVASGKSTMLAYFIHFLKDTTKDLNVNYEVLAGQEFYREFLDDLLKNRRFPSATGVESPNRMLIRFFTQKGVRKKSTYLEMNDVAGELFSRASSNPQRRREAFHYLSSCSAYLFIIDCSIYKEWTIEDVRFASILDDLYRAVGEKKIIKSPIAFIFTKSDLLPDAVQDRSPGELLSSLRNTMSYVESHFKDYSAFKTYIQTERNGSGDLVPKLDTLPGARVDIIYDPQTNYGFQQITEWICRNGDLI